DNA sequence from the Entomomonas asaccharolytica genome:
CTAGCTTACTCTATCAACAATATTCATAAAGCACACTACGTGTTATTAAATGTTGAATGTGGTGCTAAAGCATTAGCAGAAATTGAAGACAATTTCCGTTATAACGATGCGGTTATTCGTAATTTAATCATCCGTCGTGATGAAGCAATTACTGAACAATCTGATATTGTTAAGGCTGAAGAAAACCGCAACTCTCGTGGCGATCGTCGTCGTGATGATGTGATTCTTGAAGATCAAGATGACATTGAAGAAGATGATGATATGTTAGAAGAAGTTGACGCTTCTGACGAAGAGTAATTCCCAGATTAAATGAGGAGCCACTATTATGGCACGTTTTTTCCGTCGTCGTAAGTTCTGCCGCTTCACTGCTGAAGGTGTGCAAGAGATCGATTACAAAGATTTAAATACATTAAAAGCATATATTACTGAAACAGGTAAAATTGTTCCTAGCCGTATTACAGGAACTAAAGCTAAATACCAACGTCAATTAGCGACAGCAATTAAGCGTGCTCGTTACTTAGCTTTATTACCTTATACTGATGGCCACGATCGTTAATATTTAACCCTATCAGTTAATATTAGCTATTATTTATAGTTTTAGATTAAAGCTAATTTGTTTTAACTAACACTAGAAAAGATTGAAATGACGAGGTAAGACTTAAATGGAAGTCATCCTATTAGATAAAGTTGAAAATCTTGGTAACTTAGGTGACAAGGTTAATGTAAAATCTGGTTATGGCCGTAACTACTTACTTCCACAAGGTAAGGCTACAATGGCTACGCCAGAGAATATTAAAGTATTCGAAGAGCGTCGTGCTGAGCTTGAAAAACAAGCTGCTGACAAATTAGCTGCTGCGCAGGCGCGTGCTGCTAAGTTAAATGAGCTTGAAATTTCTATCACTGCCAATGCGGGTGATGAAGGTAAATTATTTGGTTCTATTGGTACTCATGATATTGCTGAAGTTTTAACGAACAATGCTGGTATCGAAGTTCATAAGAGCGAAGTACGTTTACCTAATGGTACTATCCGTAATGTAGGTGAATACAGCATTGATTTACATCTACACTCTGATGTAGATGCTACTATCAAATTAATTGTTGTAGCTGGCTAATTTATACTACTTATTTATAGTCAGTATAAAATATAATAGGCACGTTAGCGTTTTTACGTTAACGTGCTTTTTATTTTTTGATGGTTTGAAAGTAGGCGCAGATGGCAAATATAACACCTGAACAACATGATTTAGAAATAGCAGCTTTAAAAGTGCCTCCTCATTCTATTGAGGCTGAACAGGCTGTGTTAGGTGGAATAA
Encoded proteins:
- the rpsF gene encoding 30S ribosomal protein S6, producing MRHYEIVFLVHPDQSEQVPGMVDRYKKIIEEDGGKVHRHEDWGRRQLAYSINNIHKAHYVLLNVECGAKALAEIEDNFRYNDAVIRNLIIRRDEAITEQSDIVKAEENRNSRGDRRRDDVILEDQDDIEEDDDMLEEVDASDEE
- the rpsR gene encoding 30S ribosomal protein S18, whose amino-acid sequence is MARFFRRRKFCRFTAEGVQEIDYKDLNTLKAYITETGKIVPSRITGTKAKYQRQLATAIKRARYLALLPYTDGHDR
- the rplI gene encoding 50S ribosomal protein L9; this translates as MEVILLDKVENLGNLGDKVNVKSGYGRNYLLPQGKATMATPENIKVFEERRAELEKQAADKLAAAQARAAKLNELEISITANAGDEGKLFGSIGTHDIAEVLTNNAGIEVHKSEVRLPNGTIRNVGEYSIDLHLHSDVDATIKLIVVAG